In Bacteroidia bacterium, a genomic segment contains:
- a CDS encoding GntR family transcriptional regulator, with the protein MKTHSNTSGILQSIQISEHSDTPKYLQLVHAVKDLIVRGKIHIGDQLPSVNEASFEYYLARDTIVKAYNLLKEQGIIKAVPGKGYFIVSNDIRNRFRIFLLFNKLSAHKKIIYDAFVSRLSEQASIDFYVYHNDQKVFRYLIEEHLAEDYHYYVIIPHFEKDREKAHEIINKIPAQKRILLDNKVEGITGNYGSVYQNFQKDIYQSLEEASDLLGKYHTLKMIFPHGSYHSEDIVKGFRQFCNHHRFQHQVLGEVRPEDLAEGVAFVVIKDEELVQLIKYLRQTELVAGQNLGIISYNETPLKEVLLDGITVMSTEFERLGETAADMILNNQFKHIENPFRLIRRRSL; encoded by the coding sequence ATGAAAACCCATTCAAATACATCCGGCATCCTTCAATCCATACAAATCAGTGAGCATTCAGATACACCCAAATATCTCCAGCTGGTACATGCTGTAAAGGACCTCATTGTAAGGGGGAAGATTCATATCGGAGACCAGTTGCCTTCTGTAAATGAAGCCAGCTTTGAATATTATCTGGCCCGCGACACCATAGTTAAAGCCTATAACTTACTGAAAGAACAGGGCATCATCAAAGCAGTTCCGGGTAAAGGTTACTTTATTGTCAGTAATGATATTCGCAACCGATTCCGGATATTTTTACTTTTCAACAAGCTCAGTGCGCATAAAAAAATTATTTATGATGCATTTGTCAGCAGATTGAGTGAGCAGGCCTCTATTGATTTTTATGTCTATCACAATGACCAAAAGGTTTTTCGCTATCTGATCGAAGAGCATCTGGCAGAGGATTATCACTATTATGTAATTATTCCTCATTTTGAAAAAGACCGAGAAAAAGCCCACGAGATTATCAATAAAATCCCTGCTCAAAAACGAATTCTTTTGGATAATAAAGTAGAGGGGATCACTGGCAATTATGGATCTGTGTATCAAAATTTCCAAAAAGATATTTATCAATCCCTGGAAGAAGCCAGCGATCTCCTCGGAAAATATCACACTCTGAAAATGATTTTCCCGCATGGAAGTTACCATTCAGAAGATATTGTAAAAGGATTCCGGCAGTTTTGCAACCACCACCGGTTTCAGCATCAGGTATTAGGGGAAGTGCGGCCGGAAGATCTGGCCGAAGGCGTGGCTTTTGTTGTCATCAAAGACGAAGAACTGGTGCAATTAATCAAATACCTTCGGCAAACCGAACTGGTTGCCGGGCAGAATCTGGGGATCATTTCCTACAATGAAACTCCGCTAAAAGAAGTGTTGCTGGACGGTATCACCGTCATGTCCACCGAATTTGAACGCCTCGGCGAAACTGCGGCAGATATGATTTTAAACAATCAGTTTAAACACATTGAAAACCCTTTTCGTTTGATACGGAGAAGATCGTTGTAA
- a CDS encoding ECF-type sigma factor translates to MSATNDLTLLLQAARHGNAQAYDQVFSLVYSQLRQLAHRLRWEQGQQETLNTTALVHEAYLRLAAGTTLEWESRAHFMGVAAKAMRFLLINYARHKQAQKRGGKNAPMPIEEVHDNLQLSGHQEESLIDLNQALDTLSEYDSRQAQIIECRFFGGMTIEDTAMHLSLSPATVKREWTMAKAWLHRQLNQ, encoded by the coding sequence ATGTCAGCTACGAATGATTTAACCTTGCTTCTTCAGGCTGCCCGTCATGGAAATGCGCAGGCTTACGACCAGGTATTTAGCCTGGTATATAGCCAGCTCCGTCAATTGGCGCACCGTCTGCGATGGGAACAAGGGCAACAGGAAACACTCAACACCACAGCGCTGGTGCATGAAGCGTATCTTCGACTGGCAGCAGGCACCACACTTGAATGGGAAAGCCGTGCACATTTTATGGGCGTAGCTGCAAAGGCCATGCGTTTCTTGCTCATCAACTACGCCCGGCACAAACAGGCACAAAAACGAGGTGGCAAAAATGCACCGATGCCCATAGAGGAAGTCCATGATAATCTTCAGCTCTCAGGCCATCAGGAAGAATCTCTGATCGACCTCAATCAGGCTTTAGACACACTCAGTGAGTATGATTCCCGCCAGGCACAAATCATAGAGTGCCGTTTTTTCGGAGGAATGACCATTGAAGATACGGCCATGCATTTATCTTTATCTCCCGCTACGGTCAAACGCGAATGGACGATGGCAAAAGCCTGGCTACACCGCCAGCTAAACCAATAA